GAGCTGCAACTACCATCGGCGCAGCTCTGCGTGGTCACACTCCGGGTGCGCGTACCTTCCAGCGCGCACACCGAGGCGTACTCGCAGCTCGCCGACCAATCACCATAGGTCACGCCCTCGCCACAGCTCGTCCCGGCGGTGTTGCGCACACACGCCGTCGTGTCGATCTCCGTCGTCGTGACCGACTCGCAGCTGCCCCCGACGCAGCTCCGCGTCACAACGCTTCGAGTACGCTCACCGTTGAGCGAACACTCGGTGGCATACTCACAGCTCGACCACTCACCGTGGGTTACGCCCGCCCCGCAGCTCATGCCCGTGGTATCACGGGTGCAGCTCTGCGACTCCGTGCGATCCACCGAGGAGCAGTCGCCACCGGCGCAGATGCGGTCTGTGGCGGTGCGGGTCTGGGTGCCCTCCTGTGCACACTCATCGGCAAACCCTCCGCAGGCGCTCCAGTCGCTGTGCGTCGTTCCACCGCACTCCACATCGGCGGTGTCGCGGGCGCAGTCCGCGTGAACTTCCGTCTCACTGGTTGTCACAGCCTCACAGCTGCCGCCGGCGCAGCTCCGCGTCACCACACTCCGGGTGCGCGTACCTTCCAGCGCGCACACCGAGGCGTACTCGCAGCTCGCCGACCAATCACCATAGGTCACGCCCTCGCCACAGCTCGTCCCGGCGGTGTTGCGCACACACGCCGTCGTGTCGATCTCCGTCGTCGTGACCGACTCACAGCCGCCGCCGGCGCAGCTCTGCGTCACCACGCTTCGGGTGCGCTCACCGTTGAGCGAACACTCGGTGGCATACTCGCAGCTCGACCACTCACCGTGGGTTACGCCCGCCCCGCAGCTCATTCCCGTGGTATCGCGGGTGCAGCTTTCGGTCTCAACCTCCTCGCGCGGCGCACACGAATCATCGCCGGCGCACTCATAATAGGTCACCGTGCGACTACGGGTGCCCTCCAGCGCGCACGCGTTGGCAAAACCGCCGCAATCGCTCCACGCCCCGTAGTCCGGCTCCTGGCACTGCACCCCTCCCTGGTCGCGGCTGCAGCTCTGCGTCTCATCGCGCTGGCTCGGCACGCACGCGCCACTGCCACAGGCGTAGCTTGTGATGGTACGGGTCTGCGTGCCCGTCTGACTGCACGTCCCGTCAAAGCCCATACAGGGGCCCCACTCCCCAACCTCCTGAGCGCCGCACTCCAGCGCGTCGGTCTCAAGCGCGCAGCTCTCAACCTCTTCGGAAATCGACTCCTGGCAGCCACCTTCGGCGCAGCTATACGTGGCAATCTCACGGCGGCGCTCACCCTCCAACGCACACACCGAAGCACCATCGACCGCCTCACATCCGCTCCACTCGCCAATGACAGCCTCGCCACACGCAAGCGCATCGGTCTCGCGCACACAGCTCTCAACCTCGTCGCGCTCGGCGGGCTCACAGCTCTGTGAGGCGCACGCAAAACTCGTCACCGTGCGGCGACGCTCGCCATCATAGGCGCAGAGATCGGCCTCGGCGCCTTCCAGCGCCTCACAGCTGCTCCACTCCCCAAACATCGCTTCGGCGCAAACATCGGCTTCGGTCACACGCTCGCAGCTCTGCGACCCCTCGATCTCCTCCGAGGCGCACACGCCTTCCTCACCACAGCTAAAAACCTCGACCACACGCGTCTGCACCCCGGCCTGAATACACGCATCACCGTCTTCAAACACACACTCGCCCCAGGGGCCCGCCAGTGCTTCGCCACAATCCGCATCAGCGCCGCACTGCTGGCCAACGTCGCAGGCTTCGCAGGAGTCCCCGCCGCAGTCCACATCGGACTCCGCGCCGTTCTGAACGCCGTCGTCGCAGGTGGGCACCACGCAGCCGCCCTCCACGCACTGCGCACCTTCCTCAGAGCAACTGCCATCATCCTGACACGTCGCGTAGCACACGCCCCGGTAACAGGTCTCCGCCGCGCCACAGATCACATCATCGCAGCTCAGCGCGGTGCATGCGCCCTGAAAGCAGCGCTCTTCAGCGCCGCACTCCGCGCTATGATCACACGCCGCGTAGCACTGCCCCCGGTAGCAGGCCTGACCTTCGTCGCAGGACACCCCTTCGCAGCCCACGCCCACGCAGATGTTGTTCTGGCACAGCCCGCTTGAACAGTCGCCCCCATCCTCACAGCCCTGCCCCGGCTCGCACGCCTCGCACTCCGAGCCGCCGCAATCCACGCCGGTCTCCCCGCCATTCTGCTCGCCATCGTCGCAGGTCGGCGCCGGAGGCACATCGCCCACATCCGGCAGCGGCGCATCAAGCAGATCCCCCACGTCCAGGCCATCGTCGGGGTCCGCTACGATCACCTCCCCGTCGGAATCGGAACACGACAAAAGTCCCAGAGATATGAGCACCACTACCAGCCAGGAGCTCAACCATCGAGAGCGCTTAGAAGTCATCGGTAAGGCCATACGTTGAGGTTTTTCAAGGAGTAAGGGACTGCCGGACACAACTCACCATGTCGTCCACAGGCTCTCGTGCATCTTCCCCCTTGAGAGCCGGACCTCCGGCGCAGACGCGCCTTCATCGAGATGTAAACAAATGTTTCACCACTCCTTTTTGTTACAAAAACCCACAAAAATCCAGAGAAATCGGGAATATTGGCATCTTCACATAGTCACAATCACCCGAAGTCTCCCCGCCTCGACTCGCACCACGCAAAAAGGCCGCCCCCGGGAACTCCCGGGAGCGGCCTCTTCACATGACGTACACCGCGTCAGCTCACGACCTTCGCTCGCTACCACGCCGTGAGACGATGGTGCTCGTCGCTGGATGCGAGCTTAAACGCAACTTCGGCAAGGCGCGAAACGCAGGCGCTGCTTGAGCATCATCAAGGCTTTACGACAGAGCCCGAGATGCTTTCAATGCAGCAGATGCCGCATCAACGATAGCTCACGGCGTCCTACTCGCCGCGAACTCCAATTACTCCAGAACGCGCAGCAGCTCTGCCTCAAAGCGCTTCTGCAGCGTCGTGTCCCGCTCCAGGCGCTGCGCGAACATCGTATAATCTTCAAAGGCCATGCCCGACTCCTCGACCACAGACTGAAGCCGGGAGATCGCCTCCTGCTGGACCTTCTGCACGTCTTCAGGCGACTGCACCGAGGCCATCTTCTTCTGCACCTCAGCCTGCACCGGCTGCATCGCCATAAAGGCCCGGGCGAACGCCTTCACCTGTGCATCGTCGAACTCCTCCTGCTCCACCTCCGGCGCAGCGGGAGCCTGCGCCCCCTCGGAGCTCGCAGCCTCATCCTCAGACGCAGCTTCGTCGTCCACCTCCGGCTCCTCAATCACCTCCGGCGTCTTGATCACCTCGGGCGCTTTGGACTCATCGCCGGCGCTCTCGGCGCTCACCTCGGGCTCGGTCTGAAGATCGGGCTTCTCGTCCACCTCGCAGGCCATCAACCCGGCAGCTCCGAACGCCAGAAGAAGTCCACGCAGCGCGTTATGTCGGTGAATCCAGGGCTTCAGCTTCATCGTTGCTCCTTCCATTCGAGTTGCGGAGGCTCGCCGAACCCGACCATCCAGGTCCGACACGTCACGCGTCATGATTTGCAAGATGCGTTCTACCCTCGCCAGGCGTGATATCTCACCCGAAATTCACCCTGTGACCCCGAAAATACGTGCCGATATGCGACATGTTGCACATCACAACACCTGTTGCCCCCTCGTTCTCCCCTTTCGAAGGGGCCGAACCTACCCCTTACCGTTGGCTCGTTCCTGGTAGCGATCCGCCACGATATCGCGCAGCGCACGCGCCTCCACCCCGGCCGACTCATTGACGATGGAGGCCTCCAGAATCGCCTTCGGATCAACCTCGTGCACCGCCGTGCGCAGACGCGCATACGAGAAACGATCGATGATGCAGTAGATGATCTGCCGGGGCTCCCCGCTATAGCCCCCCACCCCCTGCAGGAGCGTCACACGCATCTTCATCTCTTCGACGAGCTTGCGTCGAACCGGCTCGCAGTTGTCGCTGATGATCATCACCGAGACGACCTGGTTGAACCCCTCCAGCACAAAATCGATGACCTTGGTGACCAGAAAGAACACCGCCACCGAGAACATCGCGCTCTCCAGGCCGAACACCAACGCCGCCCCGCTCAAAATCACCACGTTGATCGAGAGCAGAAAGGTGCTCACCGGAATGTTGAAGCGCTGGTTGGCCCAGACCGCCAGCATCTCGGTGCCGTCGATCGCCCCGCCATTTCGCACCACAATACCCACCCCCAACCCCAGCAGGAGCCCCCCGTAAAGGACGATGAGCACCTCGGAGGTCGTCACAGCCGGAACATCGCGCAACATCACCAGCCCCAGCAACGCCACCGCGTTGCTGTACCCGGTACGCCAGGCGAACGTCTTACCCAGCGCACGCGCGCTGATCACCAGAATCGGGCCGTTAAGACAGAGCAGAAAAAGCCAGATCGGCAACCCGAAGAGCTTCGCACCCATGATCGAGAGCGCCGTGGTACCGCCATCGACCAGGCTGTTTGGCGCCAGAATCAGCTCCAGCGCCAGCGCCACGAGGACCGCACCCACCGTCAACATCAGATAATCCACAAAGGTGCGCATCCATCCTCACATCTCTCAACCATCATCACTCGCTACGAAGCAGCTCGACCATCTTTTCGGTCAACCCCTCGGCCCGGGCCGCCTGAACGCTCTCACGCGCCAGCAGCGCCTGACTGTAGGCCTGGACCTCTTCCAACCCGTCAAGAAGATCGCCCCAGCCCATCACCTCCATCGAGGCCCATCGCGTAAACACCGGGGCCAGGGTCGCATCCACAAGGCTGAAGGACGCACCGGAAAAGTACGGTCCTTTTTGACGCTCGCGCAAGGCTCCTTCGATACGCTCCAGCGCACTCCGCACCGTCGCACGCCCCTGCTCAACCCGGACCGGGTCGCCGCCGGCAAACCACAGCGTCCCCACCCCATCCATCAGCACATCGTTGGCAAAAGCTATCCACGCCCGCGCGCGCGCCCGCTCCAGCGGCCCCTCCGGAAGCAGCGCCGGCTCGGGGAGCACCTCCTCGAGAAACTCGTTGATCACGCTCGACTCGAAGATCGGCACCTCATCGACCACCAACACCGGTACTTTGCCGCGCGGCGAGAGCTTGAGGAACCAGTCGGGCTTATCTTTGAGGTCGATGAAAACCTGCTCAAAGGCCTGCCCCTTCTCATGGAGCACCACACGGCTGCGCTCCACATACGGACAGAGATCAAACGAGATCAGAGTATACGTCGACGACATCTTCGCGCTCCTGCTTTAAGTCTGAGACAACGGCACCATGCCGACTCCCAAACACAGCACCGCTGCGCTCTCGTCAACACAGGGCAAACGCATCTCCGCGTTGCCTCAACGCAACTTCGGCAGAAACGCCCCCCCCACGCCCTACGAATTCTCACGAAACCTCAGGTCCCCGGCCCGTAGCGCAACTTCTCGGAGGTACCCGCCGTCAGGCGAAGATCGCCGGTGAGGCTGCGCAACGCGGTACGAATCCCCTCTTCGACCACCGGATGGTAGAAGGGCATATCCAGCGCATCAAACACCGTCATCCCACTCTGCACCGCCCAGGCCAGCAGATGCGCGGTATGCTCTACCCCCGGCCCGAACATCTCGGCGCCGCACAGTCTGCCGGTGTCGCGGTCGGCGTAGATCCTCACAAGCCCCTTATTCTTCGCCTCGACCCGCGCGCGGCCCTGGTCTGCATACGACACCTCGCCGATGCCGCACTTCTCTTTATCGAGCGACTTCCAGCCGCAGCCCACCACCGCCATCTGCGGATCGGTAAAGGTGATCGCCAGCGGCGCGCGCCGAATCTGCGCGCGGATATCGGGGAAGTTCGCCGCATTGCTGCCCGCGATTCGCCCTTCATCGGCCGCCTCATGCAGCAGCGGGTAGTGGTTGGCCGCATCACCGGCCATGAACACCGGCAGCTCACCCACCTGGGTGGTGCGCGGATCGAACGAAGGCTGCCCGCGCTCATCCACGGGCACACCGGCCTCCTTAAGCCCCAGCCCCGCAAGGTTGGGGCGGCGCCCGGCGGTCACGATCACCTTTTCAAAACGCGCCTCACCGGGCTGCTTCTGAGCGTCGTGCCAGCGCAGCACGAAGCCGCCTTTACCGTCGGTGGCCTCGCTCACATCAAAGGCATCGATGCCCAGGTGCAGGTCGAGCTCGTCGCCGAGCACCTCGTGAATCACCTCGACGACCTTCGGATCGTGAAGATGCGCCAGCTCATAAAAGGGCGAAAAGAACGAGACTCGCACTCCCAGCCGATGCAACGCCTGACCGAGTTCCAGACCAATCACCCCCGGCCCGACCACGGCCACCGACTCGGGCAGATCCTCCCATTCAAAAACATCGGCGCTGGTGGACAACGACTCTCTGAGCGGCATGAGGTTCGGCGGGAAATAAGGGCTGGAGCCGGTGGCGATCACCACCGCGCGAGCGTTGATCTCCATCTCCTCATCGCTGCCTTCCAGGGCCACCCGCACCGTGGTCGGCGAGGTCAGGCGTGCTCGCCCGCGAATGCGCACCTCATCGGGAATGCGCTCGGTTGATTTGAGCACAAAACCCACAAAACGATCCCGCTCGCGCCGCACCCGCTCCAGCACCTCTCGCCCATCAACGCGCATCCCTTCGGGGTGCACGCCAAAGGTCGGCGCTTTCCGGACCGCATCGGCCGCGTTGGCCGCGGCGATCAACAACTTCGAGGGCATGCACCCCACCCGCGCGCAGGTGGTTCCGTAAGGGCCATCTTCAATGAGCGCCACGCTGGCACCGGCCTTACGCGCCGCACTTTGCGCTCCAAGCCCGGCCGTCCCGGCCCCGATCACCACCACATCCACGTCGCGCTTTTGCATCCCTGAGCTCCTCACTGCAATGGCATGTATGACCCGCGCCTCAACTCCAACATTCGGCGGCCTGGCGCAGCACATCGATCACACTGACCACGCCCACCACTTCCTCGCCCTCCACCACCGGGAGCGCGCCGACGCGGTACATCAAGAGCGCTTCCACCGCCCGGGACGCATCATCCTCGGGGCGAACCGTGACCACGTCACGATCCACCAGAAAACGGCTCTTGATGATTGTGGCCACCGGCGATTCCAGCACCTCTTTGACGTCCGCCTGCGAGAGCATAGTAAACACTCCGGGCATCGAGTGAATGAACGTCAGATCACGATCGCTGACCATGCCCACGATCCCCTCGGTGTCGACCACGGGCACATGGCGGATGCCCCGCTCCCGCATCAACGCCAGCACCGCCTCGATGCTCGTGTCAGGGCTGACCACCACCGGATCGCTCGTCATCACCTCGCGCACCTTCATCCCTGCCTCCTGCGCCGGCATCGACAACGCGGCCTCATTGCCCGCACGGACCATCCGGCCAACCTGTTGATATCAAAGACGAATTCAACATCGCGCGACGCGGAGCAACGACTCAATTCTCGATCACAACCCCGGCCTCGCGGTACTCACGGAGCCGATACTGGACCTTACGCACGCTGATGCCAAGCATCTCCGCGGTCTCCGCGCTGCTTCCACCGGTGGCCTCGTAGGTGCGTAGAAGCGCATGGCGCTCGATCTCGGCCAGGGTCGACCCGGGGATCTGCACGCCGATCTCACCGGGCGTCGTGCCGCTCTGTCGCAGAAGCTCCGCGGGCAAATGACGAAGCTCCAGGCGTTTGCCATCGGTGAGCACCACCGCGCGCTCGATCACATTCTCCAGTTCACGCACGTTTCCGGGCCACTCGTAGCGCTCCAGGGCGCTCATCACCTCGGGGGCGACTTCTTCAATGCTGCGGCCGTTCTCCTGGGCGTACTTCGCCACAAAATGTCGTGCCAGCAGGGGCACATCCCCCGGCCTGGCGCGCAGCGGAGGCGCCTCGATATGAATGACGTTGAGACGAAAATAGAGATCTTCGCGAAAACGACCGGCTTTGACCTCGGCTTCCAGATCACGGTTGGTCGCGGCGACCACCCGCACATCCACCGAGATGGTCTTGTTGCCCCCGACCCGCTCAAACTCCCGCTGCTGCAAGAACCTCAGGAGTTTGACCTGAATCGTCGGCGAAATCTCGCCGATTTCATCCAGGAAGAGGGTGCCGCCGTGGGCCTCCTCAAAACGGCCCTCGCGTCGGGCGCTGGCACCGGTGAACGCGCCCTTTTCGTGGCCGAAGAGTTCGCTCTCCAACAGGCTCTCCGCCAGCGCCGCACAATGCAGGCGCACAAAAGGCTTGTCGACGCGCCCGCTCTTCTCATGGAGCATCCGCGCGATCAGCTCCTTACCCGTACCGCTCTCGCCGGTGATCATCACCGTGGCGCGCGCGCCGGCCACCTGGTCGATCATCGCAATGAGCGACTGCACCGCCGGGCTCGCCCCCAGGATCTTTGTGCGCGATTGCTCGCGATGCTCGGCGTGGCGGGCGCGCAGATTGGTAAGCTCGCGACGCTCCTCAATGCGCTCCATCGCCCGGGAGAGCACCAGTGAGACTGCGTCGAAGTTCAGGGGCTTGGTCAGATAGTCGTCGGCGCCGGCCTTCATCGCCTCCACCGCACTCTCCACGCTGCCAAAAGCGGTCATCACCACACAGCCCAGCTCCGGCTGCTCCTCGCGCGCCTTCTTGACCAGCGTGATCCCGTCCATCACAGGCATGCGCCAGTCGGTCAGGAGCACCTCACAGGGCCACTCACGCAAGATCCCCAGCGCCTTAAAACCGTCGCCGGCCGAAGACACCTCGTAGCCCTCATCGCTGAGAAGTTCCACAAGCGCGCGGCGGGCATGCGGTTCATCGTCGACCACCAGGATGCGGCGTTTGCGCTGCGGCGCCTGAGTCTCAGGCGCCTTCTCAACGCGCTCAGCGGGAGAAACAGCCATCTCATCAGTCCATGCACTCATCGCTCAACCTCGTCCTCCGCGTCACGCCGCGGGTAGGGTAAGTAGACGGTAAAGGTGGTGCCCTCCCCGGGTCGCGAGAGCACATCGATGGAGCCGCCATGCGCCTCCACAATCTTGCGGGCGATCGCCAGGCCGATGCCGGTGCCGGAGGCTTTCGACGTGTAGAAAAGATCGAAGATCCGGTACTTCATCGCCGGCGACATCCCCTGGCCGCTGTCGCCGAACTCCACACGCAGCCCGCTCTCACTCTGCACGACCTGCACCCGCATAAGCCCCCCGTCGGGCATCGCTTCGACGGCGTTGGTCATCAGGTTGATAAAGACCTGCATCAGACGATCCCGGTCGCAGATCATCACCGGATCGCCTTCAACCTCAATGTCCATCTGCACCCCGCCGGCCTCCAGGGTCAGCTCGTGGTTGCGGCGGATCTCATAAAACATCCCGGCCACATCCACCGGTCCGGTGTGGATGTCGACGGGCTTGGCAAAGTCCAAGATCTCGGAGTTAAGCCCCTGAATGCGGCGCAGCTCCGCACGCACCGCTTCGAGCACCTGACCGTAGACCCCTTCGTCGACCTCGGAGCTGCGCAGGCGACGCTCCAAGAGGGTCATCTGCAAGCCGATGGC
The sequence above is drawn from the Lujinxingia sediminis genome and encodes:
- a CDS encoding DUF4168 domain-containing protein, which codes for MKLKPWIHRHNALRGLLLAFGAAGLMACEVDEKPDLQTEPEVSAESAGDESKAPEVIKTPEVIEEPEVDDEAASEDEAASSEGAQAPAAPEVEQEEFDDAQVKAFARAFMAMQPVQAEVQKKMASVQSPEDVQKVQQEAISRLQSVVEESGMAFEDYTMFAQRLERDTTLQKRFEAELLRVLE
- a CDS encoding dihydrolipoyl dehydrogenase, whose amino-acid sequence is MQKRDVDVVVIGAGTAGLGAQSAARKAGASVALIEDGPYGTTCARVGCMPSKLLIAAANAADAVRKAPTFGVHPEGMRVDGREVLERVRRERDRFVGFVLKSTERIPDEVRIRGRARLTSPTTVRVALEGSDEEMEINARAVVIATGSSPYFPPNLMPLRESLSTSADVFEWEDLPESVAVVGPGVIGLELGQALHRLGVRVSFFSPFYELAHLHDPKVVEVIHEVLGDELDLHLGIDAFDVSEATDGKGGFVLRWHDAQKQPGEARFEKVIVTAGRRPNLAGLGLKEAGVPVDERGQPSFDPRTTQVGELPVFMAGDAANHYPLLHEAADEGRIAGSNAANFPDIRAQIRRAPLAITFTDPQMAVVGCGWKSLDKEKCGIGEVSYADQGRARVEAKNKGLVRIYADRDTGRLCGAEMFGPGVEHTAHLLAWAVQSGMTVFDALDMPFYHPVVEEGIRTALRSLTGDLRLTAGTSEKLRYGPGT
- a CDS encoding CBS domain-containing protein, which codes for MKVREVMTSDPVVVSPDTSIEAVLALMRERGIRHVPVVDTEGIVGMVSDRDLTFIHSMPGVFTMLSQADVKEVLESPVATIIKSRFLVDRDVVTVRPEDDASRAVEALLMYRVGALPVVEGEEVVGVVSVIDVLRQAAECWS
- a CDS encoding glutathione S-transferase family protein, which produces MSSTYTLISFDLCPYVERSRVVLHEKGQAFEQVFIDLKDKPDWFLKLSPRGKVPVLVVDEVPIFESSVINEFLEEVLPEPALLPEGPLERARARAWIAFANDVLMDGVGTLWFAGGDPVRVEQGRATVRSALERIEGALRERQKGPYFSGASFSLVDATLAPVFTRWASMEVMGWGDLLDGLEEVQAYSQALLARESVQAARAEGLTEKMVELLRSE
- a CDS encoding YitT family protein, which codes for MRTFVDYLMLTVGAVLVALALELILAPNSLVDGGTTALSIMGAKLFGLPIWLFLLCLNGPILVISARALGKTFAWRTGYSNAVALLGLVMLRDVPAVTTSEVLIVLYGGLLLGLGVGIVVRNGGAIDGTEMLAVWANQRFNIPVSTFLLSINVVILSGAALVFGLESAMFSVAVFFLVTKVIDFVLEGFNQVVSVMIISDNCEPVRRKLVEEMKMRVTLLQGVGGYSGEPRQIIYCIIDRFSYARLRTAVHEVDPKAILEASIVNESAGVEARALRDIVADRYQERANGKG
- a CDS encoding protoglobin domain-containing protein; its protein translation is MHFFDEIKSYVGFTDEDAARLKALGPLVEPRFSEVVVAFYDALMAHPRARGVFVGPEQIDRLRASLAVWLGELFEGRYDDAYFAHRQHIGRVHVNVGLLPQFMFGAMNLIRHGFLEILSDLEARLQSDPRIQSLRHSVTSVDRILDIELTIMVQSYWDSLMKQKLEIPAALATGLAHEVRNPLNAIGLQMTLLERRLRSSEVDEGVYGQVLEAVRAELRRIQGLNSEILDFAKPVDIHTGPVDVAGMFYEIRRNHELTLEAGGVQMDIEVEGDPVMICDRDRLMQVFINLMTNAVEAMPDGGLMRVQVVQSESGLRVEFGDSGQGMSPAMKYRIFDLFYTSKASGTGIGLAIARKIVEAHGGSIDVLSRPGEGTTFTVYLPYPRRDAEDEVER
- a CDS encoding sigma-54-dependent transcriptional regulator, which produces MSAWTDEMAVSPAERVEKAPETQAPQRKRRILVVDDEPHARRALVELLSDEGYEVSSAGDGFKALGILREWPCEVLLTDWRMPVMDGITLVKKAREEQPELGCVVMTAFGSVESAVEAMKAGADDYLTKPLNFDAVSLVLSRAMERIEERRELTNLRARHAEHREQSRTKILGASPAVQSLIAMIDQVAGARATVMITGESGTGKELIARMLHEKSGRVDKPFVRLHCAALAESLLESELFGHEKGAFTGASARREGRFEEAHGGTLFLDEIGEISPTIQVKLLRFLQQREFERVGGNKTISVDVRVVAATNRDLEAEVKAGRFREDLYFRLNVIHIEAPPLRARPGDVPLLARHFVAKYAQENGRSIEEVAPEVMSALERYEWPGNVRELENVIERAVVLTDGKRLELRHLPAELLRQSGTTPGEIGVQIPGSTLAEIERHALLRTYEATGGSSAETAEMLGISVRKVQYRLREYREAGVVIEN